A genomic region of Leptolyngbya sp. NIES-2104 contains the following coding sequences:
- the nrdJ gene encoding ribonucleoside-triphosphate reductase, adenosylcobalamin-dependent, with translation MVQDITRPKESSGSNLPEFDANNSQFPASAPAANPVFYRTYSRKLSETRRESWAQVSQRTIQGLADLGNFTPEEQELIELTQRSMRCLPSGRWLWVGGTNWINKPENFSGSYNCTSTNVVDWRAFGLMMDLAMMGSGTGAVLEPKYTNQLPAIRNRLNVTVTREIGEVPDFLREDQTHVAIEGNAVTISVGDSRQGWVKSYQTLLELSSDDRFTGEVDVSIDLGSVRPAGERLKGFGGVANPVKLPELYARCTKVLNRAVGRKLSSIECCLLIDEAAACVVAGNIRRSAGMRQGSSEDAEFAGAKDNLWQQDDQGNWRIDPDRDVLRMANHTRVYHHKPTLQESIDAVRKQFYSGEGAIQYAPEAIARSNADILTTPELKAEFIQAYEAGNGKQWIQERYPSMPILELEHRLERYGLNPCGEILGINFHCNLSEVHLNQIDPLDYEAQEQAFTAGALSVAALLNHRFQEPRYQYSREVDPIVGVSFTGLFDFFVHAFGTEWLRWWEAGRPDTLTGMQFKEREKEYLSRWKEIVHRVVGEYCDRHNIRRPNRCTTVQPAGTKSLLTGASSGWHPPKAQRFIRRITFRKNDPVALACLDYGYSIVPSQSDKDENGNLLNDPFDSRCTEWLVEIPVEVPWANIPGADQIEIEKFSALAQMDFYLQVQKYYTAHNTSATIELREDEVEGLATRIHQAIENNEGYISAALLARFDAPFPRLPFEKIDKATYERLQAEVVERRSTNDFYAALVQHDGGDLIEAGPAGCDSDKCLFSDTKKEG, from the coding sequence ATGGTTCAGGATATCACACGCCCAAAAGAGTCATCCGGCTCTAATTTGCCAGAATTTGACGCCAACAACAGTCAATTTCCGGCTTCCGCTCCTGCCGCTAATCCAGTTTTTTATCGAACCTATAGCCGTAAGCTGAGCGAAACTCGTCGCGAGTCTTGGGCACAGGTGAGTCAGCGCACAATTCAAGGACTCGCTGACCTTGGCAATTTTACGCCAGAAGAGCAGGAATTGATCGAATTAACACAGCGATCGATGCGCTGTTTACCCTCTGGTCGCTGGCTCTGGGTCGGTGGCACGAATTGGATCAATAAGCCTGAGAATTTCTCTGGATCGTATAACTGCACCAGTACGAATGTGGTGGACTGGCGGGCGTTCGGTCTGATGATGGATTTAGCGATGATGGGCAGCGGTACGGGTGCAGTTTTGGAGCCGAAGTACACGAATCAGCTTCCGGCAATTCGCAATCGGTTAAACGTGACTGTGACAAGAGAGATTGGCGAGGTTCCTGATTTTCTCAGAGAAGACCAAACTCATGTTGCGATCGAAGGTAATGCGGTCACGATTAGCGTCGGGGATAGTCGCCAAGGTTGGGTGAAGTCGTATCAAACGCTGTTAGAGCTATCGAGTGACGATCGCTTTACGGGTGAGGTTGATGTGTCGATCGATCTGGGTTCGGTGCGTCCTGCGGGTGAGCGATTGAAAGGGTTTGGCGGTGTTGCGAATCCAGTCAAATTACCGGAACTTTATGCGCGTTGTACGAAGGTTTTGAATCGTGCAGTGGGACGGAAATTATCTTCGATCGAATGCTGCTTGCTAATTGATGAGGCGGCAGCGTGCGTAGTTGCTGGAAACATACGCAGATCAGCAGGGATGCGTCAAGGGAGCAGCGAAGATGCAGAATTTGCAGGTGCAAAGGACAATCTCTGGCAGCAAGACGATCAAGGTAACTGGCGGATTGATCCCGATCGTGATGTGTTGAGAATGGCGAATCATACTCGCGTCTATCATCACAAACCAACTTTGCAAGAATCGATCGATGCGGTTCGCAAACAGTTCTATTCGGGTGAAGGCGCGATTCAATATGCTCCGGAGGCAATTGCTCGATCGAATGCGGATATTTTGACCACTCCTGAGCTTAAAGCTGAATTCATTCAAGCTTACGAAGCAGGCAATGGGAAGCAATGGATACAAGAAAGGTATCCATCAATGCCGATCTTAGAGCTTGAACATCGCTTGGAGCGGTATGGTCTGAACCCATGCGGAGAGATTCTTGGTATAAATTTCCACTGCAACTTATCTGAGGTTCACTTAAATCAGATCGATCCGCTAGACTATGAAGCTCAGGAGCAAGCATTTACAGCAGGTGCGCTCTCGGTTGCAGCATTGTTAAATCATCGATTCCAAGAGCCGCGCTACCAGTACTCACGGGAAGTTGATCCGATCGTCGGTGTTTCGTTCACCGGATTGTTTGATTTCTTTGTTCATGCGTTTGGCACAGAGTGGTTGCGCTGGTGGGAAGCAGGTAGACCGGATACTCTAACTGGAATGCAGTTCAAAGAGCGCGAGAAGGAATATCTATCGCGTTGGAAAGAGATTGTGCATCGCGTCGTGGGTGAATACTGCGATCGACACAATATTCGTCGTCCAAATCGCTGCACCACGGTTCAGCCCGCAGGAACGAAGTCACTGTTAACGGGTGCAAGCTCTGGATGGCATCCTCCGAAAGCTCAGCGCTTCATCCGTCGAATCACTTTCCGCAAAAATGATCCGGTTGCTCTGGCTTGTTTGGATTATGGTTACAGCATTGTTCCGTCACAGTCTGACAAAGATGAAAACGGCAATCTGTTAAATGATCCGTTTGATTCGCGTTGTACGGAATGGCTGGTCGAAATTCCGGTCGAAGTGCCTTGGGCGAACATTCCGGGAGCCGATCAGATTGAGATTGAGAAGTTCTCGGCTCTAGCACAGATGGATTTCTATCTGCAAGTCCAGAAGTACTACACAGCGCACAATACCAGTGCCACGATCGAGCTTCGTGAAGATGAGGTCGAAGGTTTAGCCACTCGGATTCATCAAGCGATCGAGAACAATGAAGGCTACATTAGCGCAGCATTGTTAGCTCGATTTGATGCACCGTTCCCTAGATTGCCGTTTGAAAAGATTGATAAGGCAACTTACGAGCGCTTACAAGCGGAAGTAGTGGAACGTCGATCGACGAATGATTTCTATGCAGCGTTAGTGCAGCACGATGGCGGTGACTTGATCGAAGCAGGTCCGGCAGGATGTGATTCGGATAAGTGCTTGTTCTCTGACACGAAGAAAGAAGGCTAA